The following coding sequences are from one Epilithonimonas vandammei window:
- a CDS encoding aminotransferase class I/II-fold pyridoxal phosphate-dependent enzyme encodes MKSKIWLSSPHMGGGEMKYVQEAFDQNWVAPLGKNVDEFENAIQEFIEEDKFVAALSSGTAALHLALIQLGVGYGDEVICQSFTFSASANPIKYLGANPVFVDSDPVNWNMSPFFLEEAIKDRISKNKKPKAVIIVHLYGMPALMDEITAICSKYEIPLIEDSAEALGSIYKNKKCGTFGDFAILSFNGNKIITTSGGGALVGPTKETKEKTIFLSTQARDNAPHYQHSEIGYNYRLSNICAGIGRGQMEVLSDRIQQRRAVNDFYKDVFSNIDAVNLFSEASSDFFSNHWLSSITIDKKVTTRTNQELMAAFAEENIETRPLWKPMHLQPVFNDCQYFGETVSEELFTAGLCLPSGSNITNDDKNRIYEVISNYQF; translated from the coding sequence ATGAAATCTAAAATTTGGCTTTCATCGCCGCACATGGGCGGAGGGGAAATGAAGTATGTACAGGAGGCGTTCGATCAAAATTGGGTGGCGCCACTGGGGAAAAATGTCGATGAATTTGAAAATGCCATTCAAGAATTTATAGAAGAAGATAAATTTGTTGCAGCACTGAGTTCAGGAACAGCAGCTTTGCACTTAGCACTTATACAATTGGGTGTAGGATATGGTGATGAAGTTATTTGCCAATCCTTCACATTTTCAGCATCAGCAAATCCTATAAAATATCTTGGAGCTAATCCTGTTTTTGTAGATTCGGATCCGGTAAATTGGAATATGTCACCATTTTTTCTAGAAGAAGCAATAAAGGACAGAATTTCAAAAAACAAAAAACCCAAAGCTGTTATAATAGTTCATCTCTATGGTATGCCAGCATTGATGGATGAAATTACAGCAATCTGTTCTAAATATGAGATTCCGTTGATTGAAGATAGTGCGGAAGCATTAGGTTCTATTTATAAAAATAAAAAATGTGGAACTTTTGGCGATTTTGCTATTTTATCTTTTAATGGAAATAAAATCATAACAACATCTGGAGGGGGTGCATTAGTTGGTCCTACAAAAGAAACTAAAGAGAAAACAATTTTTCTATCAACTCAGGCTAGAGACAATGCTCCACATTATCAGCATTCCGAAATAGGATATAATTATAGGTTAAGTAATATATGTGCTGGAATAGGTAGGGGACAGATGGAGGTGCTTTCCGACCGCATTCAGCAAAGAAGAGCCGTAAATGACTTTTACAAGGATGTTTTTTCAAATATTGACGCTGTAAACCTTTTTTCAGAGGCTAGTTCAGATTTTTTTTCCAATCATTGGCTTTCCAGTATTACGATAGATAAAAAAGTAACCACACGAACGAATCAAGAATTAATGGCAGCTTTTGCCGAGGAGAATATAGAAACGCGTCCTTTGTGGAAACCTATGCACCTTCAACCTGTTTTTAATGATTGTCAATATTTTGGCGAAACTGTTTCTGAAGAATTATTTACAGCAGGTTTATGTCTGCCTTCAGGATCAAATATTACCAACGACGATAAAAACAGAATTTATGAGGTCATAAGTAATTACCAATTTTAA
- a CDS encoding acetyltransferase — translation MSKDLYILGAGGHSKVVIEIAEDLGYKIISILDDNPSVENIFQYKVVHSSDNSTISENVFFAVGNNINRKKIASRFLAPELNLIHPSAVVSKRTTFGYGNAVMAGVVINSSVKIGNHCIINTSACIDHDCKIDDFVHISPNASLAGNVRVMEGAHVGIGATVKQDITIGKWSVVGAGAVVINDVPNNAVVVGNPARLLIKKK, via the coding sequence ATGAGTAAAGATCTATATATATTAGGTGCAGGCGGACATTCTAAAGTTGTTATAGAAATTGCAGAAGATCTAGGTTATAAAATAATTTCTATATTGGATGATAATCCTTCTGTTGAGAATATTTTCCAATATAAGGTTGTTCATAGTTCAGACAATAGCACTATTTCTGAAAACGTTTTTTTTGCAGTTGGAAATAATATCAATAGAAAAAAAATTGCCTCCAGGTTTCTTGCTCCTGAGTTAAATCTTATCCATCCTTCAGCGGTGGTTTCTAAAAGAACAACTTTTGGCTATGGCAACGCAGTGATGGCGGGGGTGGTTATTAACTCTTCGGTAAAAATCGGGAATCATTGTATTATAAATACATCAGCTTGTATAGATCACGATTGCAAAATAGATGATTTTGTGCATATCTCACCTAATGCTTCATTAGCAGGCAATGTGAGAGTAATGGAAGGTGCTCATGTAGGGATTGGTGCTACTGTGAAGCAAGATATCACTATAGGAAAATGGTCTGTTGTAGGTGCAGGTGCAGTTGTAATAAATGATGTTCCTAATAATGCAGTGGTTGTGGGTAATCCTGCCAGATTATTGATTAAGAAAAAATAA